From the Candidatus Peregrinibacteria bacterium genome, the window TAAAGTGTTAATTTGATTTCCGTTCTTGTGATCAAGTAAAGAATGAACGAGATTTACATTTCTTGTTTTGTAATAACCATTGCCTGATTTGTAAATTTCAAATTCACATATATTAAGTGGGCTAAGTACTCGCAGGCTGCTTTGGATTCTTTTTGACTGCATAGCGCTTAATGTTATTTTCCCAAAATCACTCGTCATTACAGAAAAAAGCTGAGTTTTTTCATTTTGGTACGGTATTTTTTTTAATATAAATCCGTGTGTTTTTATTTCTCGCATTTTTTTATTTTTTTATGCGTAAATATTTTTCAGTACTTAGAACTCCACTGATCAAACCTATTAGTACACAGCAGGTGAGTTCTAAAATTACGAATTGAAATAATTCAACATTGAGTGAAAATGATATTAGATCGAGCTCGGTTACTCTGAGAAATCCGTAGAGTAAAATCATGCTGCTAACGAAACCAACAAATCCATAGACGATGCCCTCTATTACAAATGGTGCGCGCATGGCGCCCGGCGACGCCCCAACTAATTTCATAACATCTAATTCATTTCTTTTGTAATATATACTTAGAGTTATCGCGTTGGATACGATGAGTATGCTTGCGATTACAAAAATTATGAGCGTACTTATAAGTATGCGCTTGCTACTATCGGTTATTTTTACAAGTTTACCTACTATTTTTTGGTTCTCTGTACTTTCTTTAAGGCTTACAAATAAATTTCTATAGTTATTTGAATCAGCTAGTTCGAGTATTTCGCTATGATTTTCTACGCTGTAAGTGATTATGTTTATGTTTGCCGGTAGAGGGTTTTCGATCGAGTATTTTGAAAAAGGATCTATAGCAATTGGGTATTTATTTAGCAGATTTCTGAGGGCATCTTCTTTTGAGGTGTAGACAACTTCTTTTACACTTTCTATATCTTTTATTTCTTCGATAAACTTTTCGATTTGGAGTGGTTCCCCATCATCTTTTATATATAAGATAATATCTACTTTTTGTTGTATGTCATCGAGCCCTGTTTCGGCAATTAAGTGAATAGAAAGAATTATATTAAAAGTAAAAAGTATCAGTGCAATTATAATAACAGTCGCAAGTGATAAGAATTTATTGCGCCATAGATTTGTAACTGCAAACGAAAATATGTTTTTAAGTCTCATTGGCTAATTTTGCTTTTATTTTTGAAGATTTGAATACCTCCGGTTTGTATGCCTCGAGCCTTACAATCTCAGTATTCAACTTATTATCAATTATAAGTTTATTTAATGTATAAGTGAATACGAATTGATCATAGCCGAGGGCAATGACATTTGGTTTATATTTTAGAATTATTTTGTGTTTATCTCCTTTCTCGCCAATGACAGCTTTATCTATGAGTTCATGTTTTTTTAGTATAGATAGTCTTTTTTTCGCATTGTGATCCGGCTTGTTGCCTTTGATTTTTTCAACAGTGCCATCTCTTGCTATTACTACTATCAAGTAATCGCCATGTTTTTTTGCTTGTTTGATTAGGTCTTCGTGTCCCGCATGAAAATAATCAAAGGTTCCAAAGATCATTACTTTTTTCTGAGATTTCATAGTATTAGAATTTATCTTTGAGTAATAAATTCACCAATAGTACACATATGAATACAAATACCCCTATAGCTGTGATTGTGATGTCTAGCCTTTTGTTCGGTTCAGGGTCTATGTTTAGTTTTATGCTTACTCCAAGGTAAAAAAGCCCTGCGACCAAAAATGGTAAATCACTAACTTTATTTATTATTAGAGTTATTCTTTCATAATAATCATTTACATACATAAGTCCGCTAAAAAAATGTATTAGCCCTGTTACGAGTAAAAAATAGAGTGAAACGATTTGTAAATTACGTACTGAGTTCATTTTATGAAGTTTCGTTATGGTGCTTGTAGTTTTGATCTAGCCTTTGCGCCTGTATCTATTTCGACTTTTTATGGCTTGTAACCTTTCGGATTGTACAATATTCATTTGAGTAGGTAAAGGTTCGCTTGGGTGACAGGTTGATGATTTTAGGTCGCCTGATACTTGGATGCTAGGCTGTTGTTTCATATTTAGGTGGAACACAGTTGTATTTATGATATGGCATGGCGCAAAAGTAAGTCAATACTCACCGTGCAATATTTGTACTTTGGCGCAACTTAAAGTTGTGTTCCTTGG encodes:
- a CDS encoding permease-like cell division protein FtsX; this translates as MRLKNIFSFAVTNLWRNKFLSLATVIIIALILFTFNIILSIHLIAETGLDDIQQKVDIILYIKDDGEPLQIEKFIEEIKDIESVKEVVYTSKEDALRNLLNKYPIAIDPFSKYSIENPLPANINIITYSVENHSEILELADSNNYRNLFVSLKESTENQKIVGKLVKITDSSKRILISTLIIFVIASILIVSNAITLSIYYKRNELDVMKLVGASPGAMRAPFVIEGIVYGFVGFVSSMILLYGFLRVTELDLISFSLNVELFQFVILELTCCVLIGLISGVLSTEKYLRIKK
- a CDS encoding adenylyltransferase/cytidyltransferase family protein, producing the protein MKSQKKVMIFGTFDYFHAGHEDLIKQAKKHGDYLIVVIARDGTVEKIKGNKPDHNAKKRLSILKKHELIDKAVIGEKGDKHKIILKYKPNVIALGYDQFVFTYTLNKLIIDNKLNTEIVRLEAYKPEVFKSSKIKAKLANET